One genomic segment of Vibrio quintilis includes these proteins:
- the recC gene encoding exodeoxyribonuclease V subunit gamma → MFTVYHSNQLDTLKIILLHLIRNEPLAHPFDTEQILVQSSGMSQWLKMALAQEFGVAANLAFPLPAAFIWDLYTSVLPDVPQRSAFNKNALVWKIMQTLPAMLDMPAFKPLQQYLEKDGSDHKCYQLAEKIADIFDGYLVYRADWIEKWEAGEIVEELQGKHEWQTLLWQRIYQDTISQGQSHYHRANLYQTFVDSLQRGQIPEGALPKRLFIFGITALPPHYLEIFNALGEHIDVHLMLTNPCRYYWGDIRDRRYLARLANKQRKSLMLQKGRLMTGGSASLLKEEPVLLKEEPVLPEDEQHLEAATGNSLLASMGKLGRDHLHLLSQLECEEHEFFIDTARDSLLHQIQADILHLEMHQNDEIFASSHHKQRIQPDDYSLSVHVCHSAMREVEVLHDALLTLFDTHPDLKPRDIIVMVADINTYSPAIEAVFGNAPGERFIPFSISDRTADRESPVLQAFLRLIQLPASRCLSSELLELLETPAMMARFDISEAEFEQARNWVKESGIRWGLNEETARTLGLPATHQNTWEFGIERMLSGYAMSHTVDVFEYGSWIVAPYNEVQGLEAALAGKLAAFISRIRYYRTILEQPEEIHGWRQLLNTLLDDFFAPSVEEEVIFQNIRDTLARMNEYLDDAGYDRVVSPEVMVQHLTDQLTGVRGSQRFLAGQVNFCTLMPMRSIPFSVVCLLGMNDGVYPRNMPAEGFDLIAEYPRSGDRSRRDDDRYLFLEALLSAQERIYISYVGQSVRDNTPCQPSVLVTELMEYCSQNYCLSGEDDLPCDLSGERLIDNLTHDHAMVPYSRKTFRQYPGSYAREWLPVARGDEPDISPVPDALPDYLSGITFPFELELSELRRFWHLPVKYFFNRRLRVVFEASLLVMDDEEPFALNGLESYQLLDELVAVLLDAESDDASASQAESYIKAKRAQGLLPVGAFGELEFTQHLEKANLMVDALRDLCSEPLPDQEVNLVSAVAGEAREIRLVGWISRYYKTGLVRYRTGKIRSQDYLAAWLDHLMMAAAGSSCPTHLIGYEKKAGIRHLIFDAIPHAEEAMLLIDELLGLYLEGMNRPLPYFPVTVLAGVEANINKQGQWQEDDEKTAKKMADAFIGNLFISGEGNSPYISRLWPEWSESLSDEVRQSMLKVMKRPRLSAKEAGEK, encoded by the coding sequence TTGTTTACTGTTTATCATTCTAATCAACTGGATACATTGAAAATTATTCTGCTTCATTTGATCAGAAATGAACCTTTGGCGCATCCGTTTGACACCGAGCAGATACTGGTACAGAGCTCGGGGATGTCACAATGGCTGAAGATGGCACTGGCACAAGAGTTTGGTGTCGCAGCTAATCTGGCTTTTCCGCTGCCGGCGGCTTTTATCTGGGATTTGTATACTTCAGTGTTACCGGATGTGCCGCAACGCAGTGCATTTAATAAAAATGCGCTGGTCTGGAAAATCATGCAGACATTACCGGCAATGCTGGACATGCCAGCGTTTAAGCCTCTGCAGCAATATCTTGAGAAAGATGGTTCGGACCACAAGTGTTATCAGCTGGCAGAGAAAATTGCCGATATATTTGACGGGTATTTGGTTTACCGGGCTGACTGGATTGAAAAATGGGAAGCCGGAGAAATCGTCGAAGAGTTGCAGGGCAAGCATGAGTGGCAGACTTTGCTGTGGCAGCGTATATATCAGGACACCATTTCTCAGGGACAGTCTCATTATCACCGGGCGAACCTGTATCAGACCTTTGTTGATTCCCTTCAACGCGGACAAATACCGGAAGGCGCGTTGCCAAAGCGTCTGTTTATCTTTGGTATTACTGCACTCCCGCCACATTATCTTGAAATATTCAATGCACTCGGTGAACATATTGATGTTCACCTGATGCTGACGAATCCCTGTCGCTATTATTGGGGCGATATCCGGGATCGGCGATACCTTGCAAGGCTGGCAAATAAGCAGCGCAAATCGTTGATGCTGCAAAAAGGCAGGTTGATGACCGGTGGGTCTGCTTCTTTGTTAAAAGAAGAACCGGTATTGTTAAAAGAAGAGCCTGTACTGCCGGAAGATGAGCAGCACCTTGAGGCTGCTACCGGAAACAGTCTGCTGGCATCAATGGGAAAACTTGGCCGGGATCACCTGCATCTGCTGTCCCAGCTTGAATGTGAAGAGCATGAGTTTTTTATCGATACTGCCCGCGACAGCCTGCTTCATCAGATTCAGGCAGATATCCTGCATCTGGAAATGCATCAGAATGATGAAATCTTTGCTTCAAGCCACCATAAGCAACGCATTCAGCCGGATGACTATTCGCTCTCCGTGCATGTTTGCCATAGTGCTATGCGCGAAGTCGAAGTGTTGCACGATGCCCTTTTAACCTTATTTGATACGCATCCGGACTTAAAACCGCGGGATATTATCGTCATGGTGGCTGATATTAATACCTACAGTCCGGCCATTGAAGCCGTATTTGGTAATGCACCGGGAGAGCGGTTTATTCCTTTCTCTATCTCTGACCGGACGGCTGACCGTGAAAGTCCGGTGCTGCAGGCTTTTCTGCGTTTGATCCAGTTACCGGCGTCGCGCTGCCTGTCCTCCGAGTTACTGGAGTTACTTGAAACACCGGCGATGATGGCCCGGTTCGATATCTCTGAAGCTGAGTTTGAACAGGCCAGAAACTGGGTCAAAGAATCCGGCATTCGCTGGGGGTTGAATGAAGAGACCGCCCGCACGCTTGGGCTACCGGCGACGCATCAGAATACCTGGGAATTTGGGATCGAGCGCATGTTGTCCGGCTATGCGATGTCTCATACGGTGGATGTGTTTGAATACGGCTCCTGGATTGTCGCGCCCTATAATGAAGTTCAGGGGCTGGAGGCTGCGTTGGCGGGGAAACTGGCGGCGTTTATCAGCCGGATTCGATATTACCGGACGATTCTGGAACAACCGGAAGAAATTCATGGCTGGCGTCAGTTGCTGAATACGTTACTGGATGACTTCTTCGCGCCGTCCGTGGAAGAAGAAGTTATTTTTCAGAATATCCGGGATACGCTGGCCCGGATGAATGAATATCTGGATGATGCCGGTTATGACCGGGTGGTTTCCCCGGAAGTGATGGTGCAGCATTTAACGGATCAGCTGACCGGTGTTCGCGGGAGTCAGCGCTTTTTAGCCGGTCAGGTCAATTTCTGTACTTTGATGCCGATGCGTTCCATTCCTTTCAGCGTGGTGTGTCTGCTGGGGATGAATGACGGCGTTTATCCGCGGAATATGCCGGCGGAAGGTTTTGACTTAATCGCTGAATATCCGCGATCCGGAGATCGTTCCAGAAGAGATGATGACCGGTATTTGTTTCTTGAAGCGCTGCTCTCCGCTCAAGAACGCATATATATCAGTTATGTCGGCCAGTCTGTCCGGGATAATACGCCCTGTCAGCCTTCCGTGTTGGTGACCGAACTGATGGAATATTGTAGTCAGAATTACTGTTTATCCGGTGAAGACGATTTACCCTGCGATTTGTCCGGAGAGCGACTGATCGATAATCTGACCCATGATCACGCAATGGTGCCCTACAGCCGGAAGACATTCCGTCAGTATCCCGGCAGCTATGCCCGTGAATGGCTGCCTGTTGCCAGAGGCGATGAACCTGACATATCCCCGGTGCCGGATGCGTTGCCTGATTATCTGAGCGGGATAACTTTCCCGTTTGAACTGGAGCTCAGTGAACTCCGGCGTTTCTGGCATTTGCCGGTAAAATACTTTTTCAACCGGCGCTTGAGAGTGGTGTTTGAGGCCTCTTTACTGGTGATGGATGATGAGGAGCCGTTTGCATTAAATGGGCTGGAAAGCTATCAGCTACTGGATGAACTGGTAGCGGTGTTGCTCGACGCTGAAAGTGATGATGCATCAGCATCACAGGCTGAATCTTATATCAAAGCGAAACGGGCTCAGGGACTTTTACCGGTCGGTGCATTCGGAGAGCTTGAATTTACCCAACATCTGGAAAAGGCGAATCTGATGGTGGATGCGCTGCGGGACTTATGCAGTGAACCTTTGCCGGATCAGGAAGTGAACCTTGTGTCGGCCGTGGCGGGTGAGGCGCGGGAAATCAGGCTGGTGGGCTGGATTTCCCGTTACTACAAGACCGGTCTGGTCCGTTACCGGACCGGAAAAATCCGTTCACAGGATTATCTGGCTGCATGGCTGGATCACCTGATGATGGCTGCGGCGGGAAGTTCATGTCCGACGCATTTGATTGGCTATGAGAAAAAAGCAGGCATCCGGCATCTGATTTTTGATGCAATCCCTCATGCAGAAGAGGCCATGTTGCTGATTGATGAACTATTAGGCTTGTATCTTGAGGGGATGAACCGGCCATTGCCTTATTTCCCCGTAACGGTGCTGGCTGGTGTTGAAGCGAATATTAATAAGCAGGGACAGTGGCAGGAAGATGATGAAAAGACAGCAAAAAAAATGGCTGATGCGTTTATTGGGAATCTGTTTATTTCCGGAGAAGGCAATTCACCTTATATTTCCCGTCTGTGGCCTGAGTGGTCGGAATCACTGTCAGATGAAGTCAGACAATCTATGTTGAAAGTGATGAAAAGACCGAGACTAAGTGCAAAAGAGGCTGGTGAAAAGTGA
- the recB gene encoding exodeoxyribonuclease V subunit beta, whose translation MPENKITQLDPLTFPLSGLRLIEASAGTGKTYTITGLYLRLLLGHGDATAAYPRPLSVEQILVVTFTEAATAELRGRIRERIHQARLAFARGESEDHFLRSLLSDTDDHQQAAHLLLQAERDMDMAAIYTIHGFCQRMLVQNAFESGSRFQHEFITDESRLKVMAVADFWRCNFYGLSLELAEQVRQLWPTPSHLLDEIGSYLSGSEPHLSATFPAADLESLHQQNLSRIQEIKQQWQQGSHEFQALIAASGVNKRSYTKKNLPLWIEQISAWAETETNSYDIPDKLERFSQQMLDEKTQKGEPPCHPVFKAIEVFLAQPVSLKAPLLAHAIKECRNILARTKQEKHWLSFDDLLAYLSDALKNDPQQLLAKRILSLYPVAMIDEFQDTDPLQYHIFSQIYSGQSETGLLMIGDPKQAIYAFRGADIFTYMKARRQVSSHFTLAINWRSGDDMVTAVNQLFSSSSRAFIYENDIPFEPVSASPQAKGRYWELENQRQPAMTWWWPEHQESYLSKSDYMQQMTGATVAQIQTILQASEAGQCSLVSGESRKQVQAGDIAVLVRTGHEGHMIKSALAKQGIASVYLSNRDSVFTGVVARDILRLLQAVLAPENERLLKAALASAFFMLEIYELDQLNTDELLWEHVIREFRSYRQIWSEKGIQPMLRTVLYQRQLAEKWLRHSEGERILTDFMHIGELLQQAASETDSAHALARWMMQSIEDSLQGLSHQDEYIQRLESERNLVRIITIHKSKGLEFDLVFLPFVMNYREAREAKYHDDDQGKVILDLFRSDLALSQAEKERLAEDLRLLYVALTRAVYGCFVGLAAIAGRSGSGDSRAHLSAMGYLLQQGQPGDVALLKHGIEKVLSTSSSAGVLCPPPEPGEMSCLSPLAESDDLHAKTLNHAIERYWRMTSYSNLVKQSGHQTFLDAPLEPKGFDIDSAGESDDILWAEEEKNIFTFPKGAAPGTFLHSLFEEIEFTEAADSEENTRIVSALMETSSVEPEWLPVLLKMIRQVLTTPLDGQSLCLADIEKNRRLTEMEFLLPVEVLQSAGLNRLIRQKDALSAQAGMLGFAKVEGMLKGFIDLVFEYRGKYYILDWKSNHLGYQIEDYSQSQLQAAMIEHRYDLQYQLYTLALHRFLSARIPGYSYKKHFGGVYYIFLRGVAGNADYGVFSHRPEEALILALDRLIAGQAEPENSPESGQMEMDL comes from the coding sequence ATGCCGGAAAATAAAATCACTCAGCTTGACCCGCTTACATTTCCTCTCTCCGGTCTGAGATTGATAGAAGCCTCAGCCGGAACAGGAAAAACATATACAATCACCGGATTATATTTACGCCTGCTCCTTGGTCATGGCGATGCAACCGCTGCCTATCCCCGGCCATTATCGGTTGAACAGATTTTAGTTGTCACATTTACAGAAGCCGCGACAGCCGAATTACGGGGCAGAATCAGGGAACGTATTCATCAGGCCCGGCTGGCTTTTGCCCGCGGAGAATCAGAAGATCACTTTCTTCGCTCTTTACTGAGTGATACAGATGATCACCAGCAAGCCGCGCATTTGCTGCTGCAGGCTGAGCGGGATATGGATATGGCAGCCATCTATACGATTCATGGTTTTTGCCAGCGCATGCTGGTGCAGAATGCCTTTGAATCAGGGAGCCGGTTCCAGCATGAATTTATTACTGATGAAAGCCGGTTGAAAGTGATGGCGGTCGCCGATTTCTGGCGGTGTAATTTTTATGGTTTGTCTCTGGAACTGGCAGAGCAGGTCCGGCAACTCTGGCCGACACCGTCTCACCTTTTGGATGAGATCGGTTCATATTTATCCGGCAGTGAGCCGCATTTGTCAGCCACATTTCCGGCAGCTGACCTTGAATCACTCCATCAACAGAATTTATCCCGCATTCAGGAAATAAAGCAACAGTGGCAGCAGGGCAGCCATGAGTTTCAGGCATTGATTGCCGCTTCCGGTGTGAATAAGCGTAGCTATACGAAGAAAAATTTACCGTTATGGATTGAGCAGATTTCGGCCTGGGCTGAAACAGAGACGAACAGCTATGACATTCCCGATAAGCTGGAACGTTTTTCACAGCAGATGCTTGATGAAAAAACACAGAAAGGTGAGCCCCCCTGCCATCCTGTATTTAAAGCAATCGAAGTGTTTCTGGCGCAGCCTGTTTCACTGAAAGCGCCGTTGCTGGCCCATGCGATTAAAGAGTGTCGCAACATTCTGGCCCGGACCAAGCAGGAGAAGCACTGGTTATCCTTTGATGATTTGCTCGCGTACCTTTCCGATGCTTTGAAAAATGATCCGCAGCAACTGTTAGCAAAACGGATTCTGAGTTTATATCCGGTTGCCATGATCGATGAGTTTCAGGATACGGATCCGCTGCAATACCATATTTTCAGTCAGATTTATTCGGGGCAATCCGAGACGGGATTGCTGATGATTGGCGATCCGAAACAGGCGATTTATGCGTTTCGCGGTGCGGATATTTTTACTTATATGAAAGCCCGGCGGCAGGTGTCTTCACACTTTACACTGGCAATAAACTGGCGTTCTGGTGACGATATGGTGACCGCGGTTAATCAGCTGTTCTCTTCGTCTTCCCGGGCATTCATCTATGAAAATGATATTCCCTTTGAGCCTGTTTCTGCTTCTCCTCAGGCGAAGGGACGCTATTGGGAACTGGAGAATCAACGTCAACCAGCCATGACCTGGTGGTGGCCGGAACATCAGGAAAGTTATCTGTCTAAAAGTGATTACATGCAGCAGATGACCGGCGCGACAGTCGCTCAGATTCAAACGATTTTGCAGGCGTCTGAGGCGGGACAGTGCAGTCTGGTTTCCGGGGAAAGCAGAAAACAGGTACAGGCTGGTGATATTGCGGTGTTAGTCCGGACCGGCCATGAAGGACATATGATCAAATCTGCGCTGGCAAAACAGGGGATTGCCAGTGTTTACCTGTCAAACCGGGACAGTGTTTTTACCGGTGTTGTGGCCCGGGATATTTTGCGTTTACTGCAAGCGGTTCTTGCGCCTGAGAATGAACGATTGTTAAAGGCTGCACTGGCTTCCGCTTTTTTTATGCTGGAGATTTATGAACTCGATCAGCTCAATACCGACGAGTTATTGTGGGAGCATGTGATCCGGGAGTTCCGGAGTTATCGCCAGATCTGGTCTGAAAAAGGCATTCAGCCGATGTTGCGTACGGTGCTGTACCAACGTCAGTTAGCCGAAAAGTGGCTCCGGCACTCAGAAGGGGAAAGGATACTGACAGACTTTATGCATATTGGTGAGCTATTGCAGCAGGCGGCCTCAGAAACCGATAGTGCACACGCGCTGGCCAGGTGGATGATGCAATCCATTGAAGATTCATTACAGGGGTTATCTCATCAGGATGAATACATTCAGCGGCTTGAATCTGAGAGAAATCTGGTCAGGATCATTACCATTCATAAATCGAAAGGGCTGGAATTTGATTTGGTTTTCCTGCCGTTTGTGATGAATTATCGCGAAGCCCGGGAAGCAAAATATCATGATGATGACCAGGGCAAAGTGATACTGGATTTGTTTCGCTCTGATCTTGCGCTTTCTCAGGCGGAAAAAGAGCGTCTGGCAGAAGATTTGCGGTTACTTTATGTGGCATTAACCCGTGCCGTTTACGGTTGTTTTGTTGGTCTGGCCGCCATTGCCGGACGCTCCGGAAGCGGTGACAGCCGTGCGCATCTCAGTGCAATGGGCTATTTGCTGCAACAGGGGCAGCCGGGTGATGTGGCATTACTGAAACACGGGATTGAAAAAGTACTCAGCACATCGTCTTCCGCTGGTGTTTTATGTCCGCCGCCTGAACCCGGAGAAATGTCCTGCTTATCCCCACTGGCGGAGAGCGATGATTTACATGCCAAAACGCTGAATCATGCGATTGAACGCTACTGGAGAATGACCAGTTATTCAAATCTGGTGAAACAGTCGGGCCATCAGACATTTCTGGATGCACCACTTGAGCCGAAAGGGTTTGATATTGACTCTGCCGGTGAATCAGACGATATCTTATGGGCAGAGGAAGAGAAGAATATTTTTACCTTTCCCAAAGGGGCTGCTCCGGGAACTTTTTTGCATAGCTTGTTTGAAGAAATCGAGTTTACCGAAGCGGCTGATAGTGAGGAAAATACCCGGATTGTGTCAGCCCTGATGGAAACCTCATCGGTTGAGCCGGAATGGCTTCCGGTCTTACTGAAAATGATTCGGCAGGTACTGACGACACCGCTGGATGGTCAGTCATTATGTCTGGCTGATATAGAAAAGAACAGACGCCTGACCGAAATGGAGTTTTTACTCCCGGTTGAGGTGCTCCAGTCTGCGGGGCTGAACCGGTTGATCCGGCAGAAAGATGCTTTATCGGCTCAGGCGGGAATGCTTGGATTTGCGAAAGTAGAAGGTATGCTGAAAGGTTTTATCGATTTAGTGTTTGAATACCGCGGCAAATATTACATTCTGGACTGGAAATCAAATCACCTTGGTTATCAGATTGAAGACTATAGCCAGTCACAGCTTCAGGCCGCGATGATTGAACATCGTTATGATTTGCAGTATCAGCTTTATACGTTGGCGTTACACCGGTTTTTATCCGCCCGGATTCCCGGATATAGCTACAAAAAACACTTTGGTGGCGTCTATTACATTTTTTTACGGGGCGTTGCCGGAAATGCTGACTATGGGGTTTTCTCTCATCGTCCTGAAGAAGCTCTGATTCTGGCACTGGACCGGCTGATTGCCGGTCAGGCTGAGCCTGAGAATTCCCCGGAAAGCGGACAAATGGAGATGGATTTGTGA
- the recD gene encoding exodeoxyribonuclease V subunit alpha, translating to MTGFLADILSYFCEKQLIRQLDYQFAMFIARQCRQEQSEVAWLCAVVSYELGHGHICIPVCDTDGRMNDAWLYFGLSFDESLRFRDHVACVDWLGVIQRCPFIGSPEDHCPLVFDGQRLYLHRYWFYESRLAERLHQLSAPVHLADEDVELLTIQLKQLFSRNYPALWQQLSGIESSEQIQQLICHSLDVIDPDATDWSAICQRVRQATRCSELEELDKFIPDSICLNWQKIAAATALTRQFTVISGGPGTGKTTTVARLLAALVVQAQAHRNSPLIRLVAPTGKAAARLTESIGQAVDKLPISSDIKALLPIQASTLHRLLGVIPGSAEFVHHEQNLLHVDILVVDEASMVDLPMMYKLLMALPKHTRVILLGDKDQLASVEAGAVLGDICSIQSYGFSRRQTRLLARLTGNILPHPAAEQIPDIADGLCMLKKSYRFHADSGIGFLASLVNAGEYLPLSEIHAMAYSDIKVQTLDGGHYNQMLNTLADEYGRYFSELQTCLAEQNYPTEQTAKRVLRIFNQCRLLCALREGDFGVSGLNQKVESLLLRRGMIHKDQEAWYNGRPVMVTKNDHYLGIYNGDIGICLQTIESGKDVYKVYFEQFDGSVKGVIPSRLPEHETAYAMTIHKSQGSEFDFTLMILPPEFSPVLTRELIYTGITRAKNKLSIYTDPAVFRRAIRTRTKRLSGLVTQLAGL from the coding sequence GTGACAGGTTTTCTTGCAGATATCCTGAGTTACTTCTGCGAAAAGCAGCTGATTCGCCAGCTGGATTACCAGTTTGCGATGTTTATCGCCAGACAATGCAGGCAGGAGCAATCTGAAGTCGCCTGGTTATGTGCTGTGGTGAGTTATGAACTCGGACATGGGCATATCTGTATCCCTGTTTGTGATACGGATGGCCGGATGAATGATGCATGGCTGTATTTTGGCCTGAGTTTTGATGAATCACTCCGCTTCAGAGATCATGTGGCGTGTGTGGACTGGCTGGGTGTGATTCAGCGTTGTCCGTTTATCGGTTCGCCTGAAGACCATTGCCCGCTGGTTTTTGATGGTCAGCGTCTCTATTTACACCGTTACTGGTTTTATGAATCAAGGCTGGCTGAGCGGTTGCATCAGCTATCGGCACCGGTCCATCTGGCCGATGAGGATGTTGAATTATTAACCATTCAGTTAAAGCAGTTGTTCAGCCGGAATTACCCGGCGTTATGGCAGCAGCTATCCGGGATTGAGTCATCTGAACAAATTCAGCAGCTAATTTGCCATTCATTGGATGTGATAGATCCTGATGCCACAGACTGGTCTGCTATTTGTCAGCGGGTCAGGCAAGCTACTCGTTGTAGTGAACTGGAAGAACTGGATAAATTTATCCCTGACAGTATTTGTCTGAACTGGCAGAAAATTGCTGCCGCGACGGCTTTAACACGTCAGTTCACGGTAATTTCCGGAGGGCCGGGAACCGGCAAGACGACAACGGTTGCCAGATTACTGGCCGCATTGGTTGTTCAGGCGCAGGCGCACCGGAATTCTCCTTTAATCAGACTGGTTGCCCCGACGGGGAAAGCGGCTGCCCGGCTGACGGAGTCGATTGGTCAGGCCGTCGATAAACTGCCCATTTCATCAGACATTAAAGCTTTACTTCCTATACAGGCCAGCACGTTACACCGGCTGTTGGGTGTGATTCCGGGAAGTGCCGAGTTTGTCCATCACGAACAGAATTTGCTTCATGTTGATATTCTGGTTGTGGATGAAGCCTCGATGGTGGATTTGCCAATGATGTATAAGTTACTGATGGCATTGCCAAAGCATACCCGGGTTATTTTATTGGGCGACAAAGATCAGCTGGCCTCAGTTGAAGCTGGTGCGGTTTTGGGGGATATCTGCTCAATCCAGTCTTATGGTTTTTCCCGCAGGCAAACCCGGTTACTGGCGCGGTTAACCGGGAATATCTTACCGCATCCGGCAGCGGAACAGATTCCGGATATTGCTGATGGCTTGTGTATGTTGAAAAAAAGCTATCGTTTTCATGCTGATTCCGGCATCGGTTTTCTGGCATCACTGGTGAATGCCGGAGAGTACTTGCCATTGAGTGAAATTCATGCCATGGCATATTCGGATATCAAAGTGCAAACACTTGATGGTGGCCATTATAATCAAATGCTGAATACGCTGGCAGACGAATATGGTCGCTATTTCTCAGAGCTGCAAACGTGTCTGGCAGAGCAGAATTATCCCACAGAGCAGACAGCAAAGCGGGTTCTCCGTATTTTTAATCAGTGTCGTTTATTGTGTGCACTCAGGGAAGGCGATTTTGGCGTATCCGGTCTGAATCAAAAAGTAGAAAGTTTGTTGCTTCGTCGTGGCATGATTCACAAAGATCAGGAAGCCTGGTACAACGGCCGGCCGGTGATGGTGACGAAAAACGATCACTATCTGGGAATTTATAACGGCGATATTGGTATTTGTCTGCAAACCATAGAATCGGGCAAAGACGTGTATAAAGTTTATTTTGAACAGTTTGATGGCAGTGTAAAGGGAGTGATTCCCAGCAGGCTTCCGGAACATGAAACGGCCTACGCGATGACGATTCATAAATCCCAGGGAAGTGAATTTGATTTTACACTGATGATTTTACCGCCTGAGTTTAGCCCGGTGCTGACCCGAGAGCTGATATACACCGGAATTACCCGGGCTAAAAATAAACTCAGCATTTACACTGATCCGGCGGTATTCAGGCGTGCAATACGGACCAGAACGAAAAGGTTAAGCGGGCTTGTGACTCAACTGGCTGGGTTGTGA
- the argA gene encoding amino-acid N-acetyltransferase — protein MKIRSTALVKGFRQSVPYVNAHRGKTMVIMIGGEAIADKNFANIISDIALLHSLGVKIVLVYGARPQMNQLLDAHDCNTPYHKGIRITHEAALPYVAQAAGQLQLAITGRLSLSLNNTPMAGNQLSVISGNFVIAQPLGVDDGIDYCHSGKVRRINIDGINQALNQNSIVLLGPIASSVTGECFNLLSEEVATEVAIRLKAEKLIGFCSEQGIFDEQGNSIAELFPADVETMLQRVEQTTDAPDNVNRGRFRFLRAAIAACRAGIPRSHLVSYKEDGALIQELFSIDGIGTQLVMASSEQVREANIDDIGGIFDLIQPLEEKGILVRRSREQLEQEIHQFTIIEKDGLIIGCAALYPYQEEQMAEMACVAIHPEYRDGNRGLMLLKHIKNQAKSMGIQQIFVLTTHSVHWFREQGFVETGVESLPVTKQNLYNYQRRSKILCLSL, from the coding sequence GTGAAAATCAGAAGTACTGCACTCGTCAAAGGATTTCGCCAGTCTGTCCCATATGTGAATGCTCACAGAGGGAAAACCATGGTGATTATGATTGGTGGAGAAGCGATTGCTGACAAAAATTTCGCGAACATCATCAGTGATATTGCTTTACTCCATAGTTTGGGAGTAAAAATCGTTCTGGTCTATGGCGCCCGGCCACAGATGAATCAACTACTGGATGCCCACGACTGCAATACGCCCTATCATAAAGGTATCCGGATTACCCATGAAGCCGCTCTCCCTTATGTCGCCCAGGCTGCAGGACAACTGCAGCTGGCGATTACCGGCCGTCTGTCTCTGAGCCTGAATAACACGCCAATGGCCGGAAACCAGCTCAGTGTTATCAGCGGAAATTTTGTGATTGCCCAGCCTCTGGGAGTCGATGATGGTATCGACTACTGCCACAGCGGGAAAGTCCGTCGTATCAATATCGATGGCATTAATCAGGCACTGAACCAGAACTCCATCGTTTTACTGGGGCCGATTGCCAGCTCAGTGACCGGAGAGTGCTTTAACCTGCTGTCGGAAGAGGTTGCAACCGAAGTTGCCATCCGTTTAAAAGCAGAAAAGCTGATTGGTTTCTGCTCTGAGCAGGGAATTTTTGATGAGCAGGGCAACTCGATTGCCGAGCTTTTCCCGGCCGACGTAGAAACCATGTTACAGCGTGTCGAACAAACCACAGATGCACCGGATAATGTCAACCGGGGCCGGTTCCGTTTTTTGCGGGCTGCGATTGCCGCCTGCAGAGCCGGAATTCCCCGCAGTCACCTGGTCAGTTATAAGGAAGATGGTGCGCTGATTCAGGAGCTTTTCTCTATCGATGGCATCGGAACACAACTGGTCATGGCCAGCTCAGAACAAGTCCGGGAAGCCAATATCGATGATATCGGCGGTATCTTTGATCTCATCCAGCCTTTAGAAGAAAAAGGGATATTGGTCCGGCGTTCCCGTGAGCAGCTGGAACAGGAAATTCATCAGTTCACCATTATCGAAAAAGATGGACTGATCATTGGCTGCGCGGCACTTTATCCTTATCAGGAAGAGCAGATGGCTGAAATGGCTTGTGTGGCTATTCACCCGGAATACAGAGATGGCAACAGAGGATTAATGCTTCTGAAACATATCAAAAATCAGGCAAAAAGCATGGGAATCCAGCAGATCTTTGTCCTGACCACACATAGTGTCCACTGGTTCAGGGAACAGGGTTTTGTTGAAACAGGCGTCGAATCACTGCCGGTCACAAAACAAAACCTGTATAACTATCAGCGTCGTTCTAAAATTCTTTGTCTGAGTCTGTAA